In a single window of the Nicotiana tomentosiformis chromosome 8, ASM39032v3, whole genome shotgun sequence genome:
- the LOC104098770 gene encoding uncharacterized protein isoform X4, whose product MDDRGESFVAVRRISQGFERGNSTTCHSTSSGLLMRANIDICEVVAGSAAWLGRGLSCVCAQTRDIDARPSFDLTPVQEECLLRLQNRIDVAYDSSIPEHQEALRALWKAAFPEEELHGLVSEQWKEMGWQGKDPSTDFRGAGFISLENLLYFVRNFPKSFQDLLQKQEGDRALWEYPFAVAGVNITFMLIQMLDLEAIKPRNLVGATFLKFLADSYEVHSSTN is encoded by the exons ATGGACGATAGAGGAGAATCGTTCGTAGCAGTTAGGAGGATATCACAAGGATTTGAAAGAGGAAATAGTACTACTTGCCATTCTACTTCTTCTG GTTTACTCATGCGTGCTAACATTGACATTTGTG AGGTTGTGGCAGGATCAGCAGCATGGCTTGGCAGAGGTCTTTCATGTGTTTGTGCCCAGACAAGAGATATTGATGCTCGTCCATCATTTGATTTGACACCAGTCCAG GAGGAATGCTTGCTAAGGCTACAAAACCGTATAGATGTTGCATATGATAGTTCAATTCCAGAACATCAG GAAGCTTTAAGAGCATTGTGGAAAGCTGCCTTCCCTGAGGAAGAACTCCATGGTTTAGTATCTGAGCAGTGGAAAGAAATGGGTTGGCAAGGGAAAGATCCATCTACTGACTTTAG GGGTGCCGGATTCATATCACTGGAGAACCTGTTATATTTCGTGAGAAATTTCCCG AAATCATTCCAGGATCTTCTTCAAAAGCAGGAAGGTGATAGGGCATTATGGGAATACCCATTTGCTGTTGCTGGTGTTAACATCACTTTTATGCTTATCCAGATGCTTGATCTAGAAGCTA TAAAACCAAGAAATCTGGTCGGAGCAACTTTTTTGAAGTTTCTTGCAG ACAGTTATGAAGTCCACTCGTCGACAAATTGA
- the LOC104098770 gene encoding uncharacterized protein isoform X2, producing MDDRGESFVAVRRISQGFERGNSTTCHSTSSEVVAGSAAWLGRGLSCVCAQTRDIDARPSFDLTPVQEECLLRLQNRIDVAYDSSIPEHQEALRALWKAAFPEEELHGLVSEQWKEMGWQGKDPSTDFRGAGFISLENLLYFVRNFPKSFQDLLQKQEGDRALWEYPFAVAGVNITFMLIQMLDLEAIKPRNLVGATFLKFLAENESAFDLLYCITFKLMDNQWLAMHASYMDFNTVMKSTRRQIERELLQEDIIRLEDLPSYRLLSR from the exons ATGGACGATAGAGGAGAATCGTTCGTAGCAGTTAGGAGGATATCACAAGGATTTGAAAGAGGAAATAGTACTACTTGCCATTCTACTTCTTCTG AGGTTGTGGCAGGATCAGCAGCATGGCTTGGCAGAGGTCTTTCATGTGTTTGTGCCCAGACAAGAGATATTGATGCTCGTCCATCATTTGATTTGACACCAGTCCAG GAGGAATGCTTGCTAAGGCTACAAAACCGTATAGATGTTGCATATGATAGTTCAATTCCAGAACATCAG GAAGCTTTAAGAGCATTGTGGAAAGCTGCCTTCCCTGAGGAAGAACTCCATGGTTTAGTATCTGAGCAGTGGAAAGAAATGGGTTGGCAAGGGAAAGATCCATCTACTGACTTTAG GGGTGCCGGATTCATATCACTGGAGAACCTGTTATATTTCGTGAGAAATTTCCCG AAATCATTCCAGGATCTTCTTCAAAAGCAGGAAGGTGATAGGGCATTATGGGAATACCCATTTGCTGTTGCTGGTGTTAACATCACTTTTATGCTTATCCAGATGCTTGATCTAGAAGCTA TAAAACCAAGAAATCTGGTCGGAGCAACTTTTTTGAAGTTTCTTGCAG AAAATGAATCAGCATTTGATCTGCTATATTGTATCACGTTTAAGCTAATGGATAATCAGTGGCTCGCCATGCACGCATCATATATGGACTTCAAT ACAGTTATGAAGTCCACTCGTCGACAAATTGAAAGGGAGCTTTTGCAAGAGGACATAATACGGTTGGAAGATTTGCCCTCATACCGACTTCTTAGTCGATAG
- the LOC138897284 gene encoding uncharacterized protein yields MGFYKSCYATRLLQAELLALEQGLKIALDMSFPTLEIESDSSDMIKTINEDNALTNNTLLNCRLLMHRLKISMIRHNFREGNAVADRLAKEAIKHFNPNRCFYPARPPLFVETVLEKDMQGLCFGSRLLSTNVCNSLVALNNSNVLRDYIVTM; encoded by the coding sequence ATGGGATTTTACAAATCTTGTTATGCAACACGTCTGTTGCAGGCAGAGTTACTAGCACTGGAGCAAGGCCTTAAAATAGCTTTGGATATGTCATTCCCTACACTCGAAATTGAATCAGATTCCTCAGACATGATAAAAACGATTAATGAAGACAATGCCCTTACTAACAATACTTTACTTAATTGCAGGTTATTGATGCACCGGTTAAAAATATCAATGATCAGGCATAACTTCAGGGAAGGCAATGCAGTAGCGGATCGACTAGCAAAGGAAGCTATCAAGCACTTCAACCCTAATAGATGTTTTTACCCTGCTCGTCCACCTCTTTTTGTTGAAACTGTTTTGGAAAAGGACATGCAAGGTCTTTGTTTTGGATCAAGACTTTTAAGTACCAATGTTTGTAATAGCCTAGTAGCTTTGAACAATAGTAATGTCCTTAGGGACTATATAGTAACTATGTAA
- the LOC104098770 gene encoding uncharacterized protein isoform X1: MDDRGESFVAVRRISQGFERGNSTTCHSTSSGLLMRANIDICEVVAGSAAWLGRGLSCVCAQTRDIDARPSFDLTPVQEECLLRLQNRIDVAYDSSIPEHQEALRALWKAAFPEEELHGLVSEQWKEMGWQGKDPSTDFRGAGFISLENLLYFVRNFPKSFQDLLQKQEGDRALWEYPFAVAGVNITFMLIQMLDLEAIKPRNLVGATFLKFLAENESAFDLLYCITFKLMDNQWLAMHASYMDFNTVMKSTRRQIERELLQEDIIRLEDLPSYRLLSR; this comes from the exons ATGGACGATAGAGGAGAATCGTTCGTAGCAGTTAGGAGGATATCACAAGGATTTGAAAGAGGAAATAGTACTACTTGCCATTCTACTTCTTCTG GTTTACTCATGCGTGCTAACATTGACATTTGTG AGGTTGTGGCAGGATCAGCAGCATGGCTTGGCAGAGGTCTTTCATGTGTTTGTGCCCAGACAAGAGATATTGATGCTCGTCCATCATTTGATTTGACACCAGTCCAG GAGGAATGCTTGCTAAGGCTACAAAACCGTATAGATGTTGCATATGATAGTTCAATTCCAGAACATCAG GAAGCTTTAAGAGCATTGTGGAAAGCTGCCTTCCCTGAGGAAGAACTCCATGGTTTAGTATCTGAGCAGTGGAAAGAAATGGGTTGGCAAGGGAAAGATCCATCTACTGACTTTAG GGGTGCCGGATTCATATCACTGGAGAACCTGTTATATTTCGTGAGAAATTTCCCG AAATCATTCCAGGATCTTCTTCAAAAGCAGGAAGGTGATAGGGCATTATGGGAATACCCATTTGCTGTTGCTGGTGTTAACATCACTTTTATGCTTATCCAGATGCTTGATCTAGAAGCTA TAAAACCAAGAAATCTGGTCGGAGCAACTTTTTTGAAGTTTCTTGCAG AAAATGAATCAGCATTTGATCTGCTATATTGTATCACGTTTAAGCTAATGGATAATCAGTGGCTCGCCATGCACGCATCATATATGGACTTCAAT ACAGTTATGAAGTCCACTCGTCGACAAATTGAAAGGGAGCTTTTGCAAGAGGACATAATACGGTTGGAAGATTTGCCCTCATACCGACTTCTTAGTCGATAG
- the LOC104098770 gene encoding uncharacterized protein isoform X3: protein MDDRGESFVAVRRISQGFERGNSTTCHSTSSGLLMRANIDICEVVAGSAAWLGRGLSCVCAQTRDIDARPSFDLTPVQEECLLRLQNRIDVAYDSSIPEHQEALRALWKAAFPEEELHGLVSEQWKEMGWQGKDPSTDFRGAGFISLENLLYFVRNFPKSFQDLLQKQEGDRALWEYPFAVAGVNITFMLIQMLDLEAIKPRNLVGATFLKFLAENESAFDLLYCITFKLMDNQWLAMHASYMDFNL from the exons ATGGACGATAGAGGAGAATCGTTCGTAGCAGTTAGGAGGATATCACAAGGATTTGAAAGAGGAAATAGTACTACTTGCCATTCTACTTCTTCTG GTTTACTCATGCGTGCTAACATTGACATTTGTG AGGTTGTGGCAGGATCAGCAGCATGGCTTGGCAGAGGTCTTTCATGTGTTTGTGCCCAGACAAGAGATATTGATGCTCGTCCATCATTTGATTTGACACCAGTCCAG GAGGAATGCTTGCTAAGGCTACAAAACCGTATAGATGTTGCATATGATAGTTCAATTCCAGAACATCAG GAAGCTTTAAGAGCATTGTGGAAAGCTGCCTTCCCTGAGGAAGAACTCCATGGTTTAGTATCTGAGCAGTGGAAAGAAATGGGTTGGCAAGGGAAAGATCCATCTACTGACTTTAG GGGTGCCGGATTCATATCACTGGAGAACCTGTTATATTTCGTGAGAAATTTCCCG AAATCATTCCAGGATCTTCTTCAAAAGCAGGAAGGTGATAGGGCATTATGGGAATACCCATTTGCTGTTGCTGGTGTTAACATCACTTTTATGCTTATCCAGATGCTTGATCTAGAAGCTA TAAAACCAAGAAATCTGGTCGGAGCAACTTTTTTGAAGTTTCTTGCAG AAAATGAATCAGCATTTGATCTGCTATATTGTATCACGTTTAAGCTAATGGATAATCAGTGGCTCGCCATGCACGCATCATATATGGACTTCAAT TTATGA